Sequence from the Prionailurus bengalensis isolate Pbe53 chromosome A3, Fcat_Pben_1.1_paternal_pri, whole genome shotgun sequence genome:
GATTAGCCCAGTGGGCCCTGAATGCTGTCACATGTATCCTCATGAGAAGGGAGCAGAGGGATTTGACACTctgacagaagaggaggaggcagtGGACTATGGAGGCAGAGACTAGAGTGACAtggctacaagccaaggaatgcccacagccatcagaagctggaagaggcaaggagtggattctcctctagagcctccaAAGGGATTGTGGCCCAGTAACTGGGGGATGGGGCAAGAGTGAAGATTTTCTTTCCatactctcttttttctttctttctttcttttttttttttttttttaatgtttattcatttttgagagagagagagagagagcacgcacgagttgggagggggagagataatcctaaacaggctttgtgcttgtcagtgcagagccttacatgggcctggaacccacgaaccatgagatcatgacctgaaccgaagtccagagtcagtcactcaactgactgagctacccaggcgcccctccttactctgttttctcctcttttaaatttaaaccaTGTGAATCTACTACCTattcaaaagaaagcaaataaaattaaccTTTACAGTTCTGCCAACCCTACAGGAGGGGACCATGGTTCATTTTATTGTGATCTTGTGGAATGCACAACTTGTGATCTGTGGAATGCACTTGTCATTCTTTTCAGAATGTTGCCCCCTGGGCCCTCCCATCCCACCTACTCCAatttctttgctctctcttctGGTGTTCGGGGGGTGAGTCAGTGGCAGGAAAGAAttatgtggagaaaaataaatgatgctgTAATAATTACAACTTTTGCTTAGAGTTTCAAAAggtaatttgattaaaaattacCTCAGAATTACCTCCCTTTCTGGATCAAGGCTTCCAAAACAGTGTGCTGAGATTTAATTTCCTCAGCCTTGAGGAGTGCAGGCGAGGGCCAGGGTAGCCAgagcccattcccccccccccccccccggctggtGGCTTCTACTTCGAGAATACTGCCCGTTGCTGACAGTGTgctatgtaaatattattattttcaatgtgCGCAGTGATGTGGAAAGGTTGGTAAATACTGCTCTAGGTAAACTGTGGCCTTATATTTTAGAATACGTGTTGCATAAAACCAgctatggaaaacaaacaaacaaacttgctGGATCTTTGGGGAAAATTTAGTGATCGTTTTGCTCCAGTGCAGGAGTCCTTAGCCTTTTTTCCACCACGACCCTTGTGATGAGGATGGTCATGACCCGGTGGCCATCCTGGTGAGGGCACTGGCACTTTTGCATAGCCCAAAAAGCTGGCTCGGCTTCAGTGTTTCCCACACAAGCTCATAGGAAATGAAAGTAGAGTAACATTTTAGGAAATGATCTTGAGCTCACTCTTATTTACCAAGAAATGAATTGATGAAAACTTGGATATGTCCACCATCTGTAGGAACAAAGGCATTCTGACCCACATCATAAGTGACGTCACAGTTGGGAACAACTGTCCTCACAGCGTAAGTAACATTTCATATTGTGGCTAGCTGCATATAAggtaattttaaaacaacaaataagagatcaagttttttaaagaattggtgacaagcaaaaaaaaaaaaagaaaagaaaaatagtggtACCACATGCAGTATATAAATAGAAACTTTATCAAGTTcaattttcatttgaattatatTTGTTGTTCTGTTGTGTCCTGGTGGGTCTGATGATGTTGGTAATGCTGtctgttctttatgttttctggaaAAAGTAACTGAATTAGTATGTCAATGTAGTATTATCTGAAGATATCTAAGAGCtgttaaaatgcttaaaaataaaatgatcaattcTCCCTTTGTTCTCTTGACAGGATAATTGAAGCTATCTGCATAGGTTGGTTCACTGCAGAGTGCATCGTGAGGTTCATCGTCTCCAAAAACAAGTGTGAGTTTGTCAAGAGACCCCTGAACATCATTGATTTACTGGCAATCACTCCGTATTACATCTCCGTGTTAATGACAGTATTTACAGGCGAGAACTCTCAACTCCAGAGGGCTGGAGTCACCTTGAGGGTGCTTAGAATGATGAGGATTTTTTGGGTGATTAAGCTTGCCCGTCACTTCATTGGTCTCCAGACACTTGGTTTGACTCTCAAACGATGTTATCGAGAGATGGTTATGTTACTTGTCTTCATTTGTGTTGCCATGGCAATCTTTAGTGCACTTTCTCAGCTTCTTGAACATGGGTTGGACCTGGAAACATCCAACAAGGACTTCGCCAGCATCCCTGCTGCCTGCTGGTGGGTGATTATCTCTATGACTACAGTTGGCTATGGAGATATGTATCCTATCACCATGCCCGGAAGAATTCTTGGAGGAGTTTGTGTTGTCAGTGGGATTGTTCTCTTGGCATTACCTATCACTTTTATCTACCATAGCTTCGTGCAGTGTTACCATGAGCTCAAGTTTAGATCAGCTAGATATAGTAGAAGCCTCTCTGCTGAGTTCCTAAATTAATGCATTGCAAATCAATTCTTGCACACACTTCGTTTGATAGAAAGAGTTGACTCTCCTTCTTAGTCATCATGTGCTTCTTGCTGGGTGAGTGCTGCAGTGGTACTACTGTCCTGTTGGTAGGGTAAAAATTACCCTTCCCAGCTGAAGGGATGAAAAAATGTACTGATAATGGAGTAAGTAGGATTGAGACCGTGAAGGGAAAACAATGACTCCTAGAATAAATTTTAggaccttattttatttatgcctGTCTTCTTCTTGCCTTGAACAATTAcactttttgtgtttgttttaaagtatagtATTTGAACGTTTTAAAGCCAAAAGGTaccattttccaaatgttttcccaTCTTATGAAATTCAGAAGAAGCTTGGAagttacagtgtttttttttgttggagagtaacatttttatttctaaatgttttataatctCTCATATCAATGTCAGAAGTATCCTGGAAACATATGTCACATGCAGGAACTGtttaacaaatactttaaaaatttggcCAAATTTTAAACTGTATAATGGAGCTAGATATGAGCAAGGATAGTATTTGAAAAACTTTCCTAGCATATTTctcaattccttgatttatttttgtttctgttattcaCCTTATCATACAGCTTTACGGAAGCttgagcatgttttcttttttccgttttggatttcttttatctttttactgaAGTGACTCAACAGAGTATTTCAGAATGAGGGGAGCTTGTattgttttagcattttattGGAGTTCATTTTACTTGAATTCATTCACTGCTGTTACTAGGTGATAATTGTCCTAACATTCAGATGTCCAAACAAGAATATTTCCAACATAGGAATGATAATAGAAATAGTTTGATATTACAACCCATATTTATCtacttctcttaatttttttccgtGGGTTTAATAAGACTTAGCAGATGAAAGGATGTTTATGTAGCCTTTTTATACCAAAGTCATATTTAGATGTTGTCACGGGATtatcataaaaagagaaattaaatatttccttacTCTTGGTTGCTATGTAGCTAAGCCAGTTTTAAGCCAGCTAAAAGCAGTGAATACATAATTGTTTGATCTGAGCTTCACCATGTTGAATTGCAGCTACACCAAAACTTCTTGTAACAATATTGAATAATATGCCACATTAATCTGGGTAGATTATTAGGATTAGATAATATAAAACTGTTGACTGTTTAGTGCTAAAATTTAGCAATATGAATTAAGATTTTGCTTTGTTAACCAGTTGCCGTAAAGAAGttaatatataaacacaaaaaattaaagtcataGATTCACAAATAATTTAATGTTATAGACTGCAATTTAGTGGGAGTGGAGAGGGTGGGTGGAGAGGAGATGGGGCCTGGATATATTTCTTACAGAACAGAAGTGTTCATTAAAAGACTATTAGCTATCATCTAGTTCAAACGTCAACTAGCACAAGTAGACAACCAGGGCAAGAGAGGATATGACTGTGGAGGAATGAGGGCCCAAACCTGGATGTCTGAAAACCTACTTAGCCCAGCAGCTTATTCTTAACACATGTTTAGGGTTTGAGAAAAGCCTCAAGAAGCCACACTTCTTTGCCATTGCCGTTGCTGGGGTAATAGCAAAACCATTCCTTTTCCCTAATTTCTGAGTTTATGTGACATTTTGGCCATGAAAAGAATCTCACCCCATCTTTTTTACCATTGCACACTGCTATGCTGCTTATTATATACTCAAATTCTGTTATTTATTGTCTActtattgtattttaatatattt
This genomic interval carries:
- the KCNG3 gene encoding potassium voltage-gated channel subfamily G member 3 isoform X2, with amino-acid sequence MTFGRSGAASVVLNVGGARYSLSRELLKDFPLRRVSRLHGCRSERDVLEVCDDYDRERNEYFFDRHSEAFGFILLYVRGHGKLRFAPRMCELSFYNEMIYWGLEGAHLEYCCQRRLDDRMSDTYTFYSADEPGALGRDEVRPGGAEAAPSRRWLERMRRTFEEPTSSLAAQILASVSVVFVIVSMVVLCASTLPDWRAAAADNRSLDDRSRIIEAICIGWFTAECIVRFIVSKNKCEFVKRPLNIIDLLAITPYYISVLMTVFTGENSQLQRAGVTLRVLRMMRIFWVIKLARHFIGLQTLGLTLKRCYREMVMLLVFICVAMAIFSALSQLLEHGLDLETSNKDFASIPAACWWVIISMTTVGYGDMYPITMPGRILGGVCVVSGIVLLALPITFIYHSFVQCYHELKFRSARYSRSLSAEFLN